The proteins below come from a single Brachyspira hampsonii genomic window:
- a CDS encoding glycoside hydrolase family 3 C-terminal domain-containing protein gives MNDNKYSQKIKELIKEMTLEEKTFLLSGKDFWSTKEISRLKIDSVYLTDGPHGVRKQSTESGELSLQKSLLSTCFPTACCSACSFDPNIMYEMGEAISREAKANKVSVVLGPGVNIKRSPLCGRNFEYFSEDPYLAGKMASGWINGLEDNGIQASIKHFAANNQETLRLIIDSVVDERALREIYLYAFEIAIKEAKPSTVMCSYNSVNGIFASENKYLLTDILRNEWGFDGIVISDWGAVNDRVEALKAGLDLQMPSTNGEDDKKVYNAVKETIIDEKTLDKAVERLLYFSLYSMDNIYDNFDYDREEHHNIARKIAESSIVLLKNEDKILPAKKDSKIAVIGEFAQKPRYQGNGSSLINPYKLDNAEEYFKENNIEFNYAKGYDSSSPDIDNTLIEEAVNISKDKDIVIIFAGLINSYESEGFDRKHLNLPENHNHLIEEISKVNKNIVVVLSIGSPVLMPWLDKVKGVLNLYLAGEAAVSAAFNIIFGIVNPSGKLAESFPLSLEDNPSYKYFPGGNKAVEYRESIFVGYRYYDTAQKNVLFPFGFGLSYTTFEFSNLIVSDANTIAGLDNIHVVFDIKNTGDVFGCEVAQIYISAPENNVFKAQKELKSFIKVFLEPGETKTIILKLNKRSFSFYNVDTKQYEIESGIYTIYVGNSSRNLLLSKSMEINSINYYQKRIDSYFNFKEINISDNEFQQLLGRKLKPINIKASKPYHLNNNLKDLLDEDIAKDFYNKLLSGLNDIFKDDKTDTKKMFESMILETPLRSLPTMSAGIITRKDIENLINTLNK, from the coding sequence ATGAATGATAATAAATACTCGCAAAAAATAAAAGAATTAATAAAAGAAATGACTTTAGAAGAAAAGACATTTCTTTTAAGCGGGAAAGATTTTTGGTCTACAAAAGAAATAAGCAGATTAAAAATAGATTCCGTATACTTAACCGACGGACCTCATGGAGTTAGAAAACAAAGCACAGAATCTGGAGAATTAAGTTTGCAAAAATCTCTATTATCAACTTGCTTTCCTACCGCCTGCTGCTCTGCCTGCTCATTCGATCCTAATATAATGTATGAAATGGGTGAAGCTATATCGAGAGAGGCTAAGGCAAATAAAGTTTCTGTGGTATTAGGACCTGGAGTAAATATTAAAAGATCTCCTCTTTGTGGAAGAAATTTTGAATATTTTTCAGAAGACCCATATCTAGCCGGAAAAATGGCATCAGGTTGGATAAACGGTTTAGAAGATAATGGAATACAAGCAAGCATTAAACATTTTGCTGCTAATAATCAGGAAACTTTAAGACTTATAATAGACAGTGTTGTTGATGAAAGGGCTTTAAGAGAAATATATTTATATGCATTTGAAATAGCTATAAAAGAGGCTAAGCCTTCTACTGTTATGTGCTCTTATAATAGTGTTAATGGAATATTCGCATCAGAAAATAAATATTTGCTTACAGATATACTTAGAAATGAATGGGGATTTGATGGAATTGTTATTTCTGATTGGGGGGCTGTAAATGACAGAGTTGAAGCTCTAAAGGCTGGGCTTGATTTACAGATGCCTTCAACTAATGGTGAAGATGATAAGAAAGTTTATAATGCTGTTAAAGAAACCATTATAGATGAAAAAACATTAGATAAAGCTGTAGAAAGACTTTTATATTTCTCTCTATATTCTATGGATAATATTTATGATAATTTTGATTATGACAGAGAAGAACATCATAATATAGCTAGAAAAATTGCAGAAAGCTCTATAGTATTATTAAAAAATGAAGATAAAATACTTCCTGCCAAAAAAGATAGTAAAATTGCTGTAATAGGAGAATTTGCTCAAAAGCCTAGATATCAAGGTAATGGAAGCTCTCTTATAAATCCTTATAAATTAGACAATGCAGAAGAATATTTCAAAGAAAATAATATAGAATTCAATTATGCTAAAGGATACGATTCAAGCTCTCCAGATATAGATAATACTTTAATAGAAGAAGCAGTAAATATATCAAAAGATAAAGATATTGTGATAATATTTGCAGGACTTATCAACTCTTATGAATCTGAAGGCTTTGACAGAAAACATCTAAATCTACCGGAAAATCATAATCATTTAATAGAAGAAATTTCAAAAGTAAATAAAAATATAGTTGTTGTACTTTCTATTGGGTCACCTGTTTTAATGCCTTGGCTTGATAAAGTAAAAGGAGTTCTTAATTTATATTTAGCAGGAGAAGCCGCTGTAAGTGCTGCTTTCAATATAATATTTGGTATAGTTAATCCTAGCGGAAAATTAGCTGAAAGTTTTCCTTTAAGTTTGGAAGATAATCCAAGCTATAAATATTTTCCGGGAGGCAATAAAGCTGTTGAATACAGAGAATCAATATTCGTAGGTTACAGATATTATGATACAGCACAGAAGAATGTTTTATTTCCATTTGGGTTTGGATTATCATACACAACTTTTGAATTCTCAAATTTAATTGTTTCAGATGCCAACACTATTGCAGGACTTGATAATATACATGTAGTTTTTGATATAAAAAATACGGGTGATGTATTCGGATGCGAGGTTGCTCAGATTTATATTTCTGCTCCTGAAAACAATGTATTCAAAGCACAAAAAGAATTAAAATCCTTTATAAAAGTATTTTTAGAACCGGGTGAAACTAAAACTATCATATTAAAATTAAATAAAAGAAGTTTCTCTTTCTATAATGTAGATACAAAACAATATGAAATAGAAAGCGGAATATATACTATATATGTAGGCAATTCATCAAGAAATTTATTATTAAGTAAAAGTATGGAAATAAATTCTATTAATTATTATCAAAAAAGAATTGACAGCTATTTTAACTTTAAAGAAATAAATATTTCAGATAATGAATTTCAGCAGCTTTTAGGAAGAAAATTAAAACCTATAAATATTAAAGCCTCTAAACCTTATCATCTTAATAATAATTTAAAAGATTTGCTAGATGAAGATATAGCAAAAGATTTTTATAATAAACTCTTATCAGGACTTAATGATATATTTAAAGATGATAAAACAGATACTAAAAAGATGTTTGAAAGTATGATACTCGAAACTCCTCTTCGCTCACTTCCTACTATGAGTGCCGGAATCATTACAAGAAAAGATATTGAAAATTTAATAAATACTTTAAATAAATAA
- a CDS encoding PepSY-like domain-containing protein, with protein MKKLFIFLSSLFIFSASSLFADMVVPPSALPQQAAAFIQRVFPGVQIWKVERDGRKFDVNLSNGVSIDFLANGDWENIDSEYAPIPDAAFPPAVVQAVRNAYPQAAIIDAEKEWGNYKLKLNNMMEVMVTGNGQIMGQKFDD; from the coding sequence ATGAAAAAATTATTTATCTTTTTATCATCATTATTTATTTTTTCGGCTTCTAGTCTTTTTGCTGATATGGTAGTTCCGCCTTCAGCATTGCCTCAGCAAGCTGCTGCATTTATACAAAGAGTATTTCCGGGTGTTCAAATTTGGAAAGTTGAAAGAGACGGAAGGAAATTTGATGTAAATTTGTCTAATGGCGTATCTATAGATTTTTTAGCTAATGGAGATTGGGAGAATATAGATAGTGAATATGCTCCTATACCTGATGCCGCTTTTCCTCCGGCAGTTGTACAAGCTGTGAGAAATGCATATCCTCAGGCTGCTATTATTGATGCAGAAAAAGAGTGGGGAAATTATAAATTAAAATTAAATAATATGATGGAAGTTATGGTAACAGGTAATGGTCAGATAATGGGACAGAAATTTGATGATTAA
- a CDS encoding glucose-1-phosphate adenylyltransferase, with translation MRAFNTVALILGGGRGTRLYPLVKARSKPAVSLGGQYRMIDIPVSNCINSGFRNIYVITQFNSASLNNHIYNAYRFDNFSGGHVSILAAEQTDTNIDWYQGTADAVRKNLEHFDNEFVNNVVILSGDQVYRMNYNVMLQHMLETGADIVVGTVPVVREDAKGFGVMLVNKRGQITNFHEKPKEDEVLNTLKLSEDQKKMFNIEDPKKEYLASMGIYVFRRNVLKDILADVSMIDFGKDIIPEAIKKYKVFSYAFQGYWEDVGTIKAYFEANISFGSKNPPFDFYDEKAPIYTHVRYLSPSKVEKAAVTSSIIADGCRIENATIKECVIGVRSVVQSGSTLERVVMMGSDYYEDSDDIERLNVKHIPKIGIGKKCTLKNVIIDKNVRIGNDVVITNKKKIQHQDSEFYCIRDGIVIIPKNTIVKSGTII, from the coding sequence ATGAGAGCATTTAATACTGTAGCTTTGATACTTGGAGGAGGCAGAGGAACAAGACTTTATCCTTTGGTAAAAGCTCGTTCTAAGCCTGCTGTATCTTTAGGCGGTCAATATAGAATGATAGACATACCTGTATCTAATTGTATAAATAGCGGATTTAGAAATATATATGTTATAACACAATTTAATAGTGCATCTTTGAATAATCATATATATAATGCTTATAGATTTGATAACTTCTCAGGCGGTCATGTAAGTATACTTGCAGCTGAACAAACAGATACTAATATAGATTGGTATCAGGGAACAGCTGATGCGGTTAGAAAGAATTTAGAGCATTTTGACAATGAATTTGTTAATAATGTTGTAATACTTTCCGGAGATCAAGTATATCGTATGAATTATAATGTAATGCTTCAGCATATGCTTGAAACAGGTGCTGATATAGTTGTTGGTACTGTACCTGTTGTCAGAGAAGATGCTAAAGGTTTCGGCGTTATGCTTGTAAATAAAAGAGGTCAGATTACTAATTTCCATGAAAAGCCAAAAGAAGATGAGGTACTTAATACTTTAAAATTAAGCGAAGATCAAAAGAAAATGTTTAATATAGAAGATCCTAAAAAAGAATATTTGGCTTCTATGGGTATTTATGTATTTAGAAGAAATGTACTTAAAGATATTTTAGCAGATGTATCTATGATAGATTTCGGAAAAGATATTATTCCTGAAGCTATAAAAAAATACAAAGTATTCAGTTATGCTTTCCAAGGTTATTGGGAAGATGTAGGAACTATTAAGGCTTATTTTGAAGCCAATATATCTTTTGGAAGTAAGAATCCTCCTTTTGATTTTTATGATGAAAAGGCTCCTATATATACGCATGTTCGTTACTTGTCTCCTTCTAAAGTTGAAAAGGCTGCTGTAACATCTAGTATTATAGCAGACGGATGTAGGATAGAGAATGCTACTATAAAAGAATGTGTTATAGGGGTTCGTTCTGTAGTTCAAAGCGGTTCTACATTAGAAAGGGTAGTTATGATGGGAAGCGACTATTATGAGGATAGCGATGACATTGAAAGATTAAATGTTAAGCATATCCCTAAAATAGGTATTGGTAAAAAATGCACTCTTAAAAATGTCATTATAGATAAGAATGTGAGGATAGGAAATGATGTTGTTATTACAAATAAAAAGAAAATACAGCATCAGGATAGTGAATTCTATTGTATTAGAGATGGTATTGTAATAATTCCTAAAAATACAATAGTTAAAAGCGGTACAATTATCTAA
- a CDS encoding Cof-type HAD-IIB family hydrolase has protein sequence MIKAVFFDIDGTLVSFNTHKVSDSSKEAIRLLKEKGIKVFIATGRIKNHINNLDDLEFDGYITANGFDCYVGDKSIYRHSIAKEEIYSLIDYLKNKEQFPCSVMMNSGIYINYLTDKVKKVSESINLPIPAIDNYYDFLEENIDNILQINLFVDDKKEKELMSKIFKNCESSRWHPYFADVNTKGGGKHIGIDKIIEYYGIDLSETMAFGDGGNDITMIEHAAIGVAMGNANEEVKLAADYITDDVDNNGIYNALKHFNVL, from the coding sequence ATGATTAAAGCAGTATTTTTTGATATAGACGGTACTTTAGTTAGTTTTAACACTCATAAGGTTTCAGATTCTTCCAAAGAGGCTATAAGACTTTTAAAAGAAAAAGGTATCAAGGTTTTTATAGCTACAGGAAGAATAAAAAATCATATAAACAATTTAGATGATTTAGAGTTTGACGGATATATAACAGCAAACGGTTTTGACTGTTATGTAGGGGATAAGTCCATTTACAGACACTCAATAGCTAAAGAAGAAATATATTCATTGATAGATTATTTAAAGAATAAAGAACAGTTTCCATGTTCTGTAATGATGAATAGCGGTATATATATTAATTATCTTACGGATAAAGTTAAAAAAGTTTCTGAGTCTATCAATCTTCCTATACCAGCAATTGATAACTATTATGATTTTTTAGAAGAAAATATAGATAATATTCTGCAGATAAATTTATTTGTAGATGATAAAAAAGAAAAAGAATTAATGAGTAAAATATTTAAAAATTGTGAATCTAGCAGATGGCATCCTTACTTTGCCGATGTTAATACAAAAGGTGGAGGCAAGCATATAGGCATAGACAAGATAATAGAATATTACGGTATAGACTTATCTGAAACTATGGCTTTCGGTGACGGCGGAAACGATATTACTATGATAGAGCATGCTGCTATAGGTGTTGCCATGGGTAATGCCAATGAGGAAGTTAAATTGGCTGCAGATTATATCACTGATGATGTAGATAATAATGGTATTTATAATGCTTTAAAACATTTTAATGTATTGTAA
- a CDS encoding Cof-type HAD-IIB family hydrolase encodes MIKAVFFDIDGTLVSFNTHKISNYSKEAIKILKEKGIKIFIASGRALFQIDNLDGLEFDGYITINGGSCFINDNGSYKEIYRVSLDKNDLFSLVDYLDKDKFPCTLITSNNLYINYMGDAISHLYNMANVKVPDFIDFNDYISNNYESILQLNIFVDEDKEKYLMDNVLKNSKSSRWHFSFADVNSKYAGKEVGIDKIIEYYGIDLSETMAIGDGGNDISMIKHAAIGVAMGNANENVKNIADYITDDVDNDGVYKALKHFNILD; translated from the coding sequence ATGATAAAGGCAGTATTTTTTGATATAGATGGTACTTTGGTTAGTTTCAATACGCATAAAATTTCTAATTATTCCAAAGAAGCTATTAAAATTTTGAAAGAAAAAGGGATAAAGATTTTTATAGCAAGCGGAAGGGCTTTATTTCAGATAGATAATTTAGATGGTTTAGAATTTGACGGTTATATAACAATAAATGGAGGAAGCTGCTTTATAAATGATAATGGAAGCTATAAAGAAATATATAGAGTTTCTTTGGATAAAAATGATTTATTTTCTTTAGTTGATTATCTTGATAAGGATAAGTTTCCTTGTACTTTAATAACAAGTAATAATTTGTATATTAATTATATGGGTGATGCTATTTCTCATCTTTATAATATGGCAAATGTCAAAGTCCCAGATTTTATAGATTTTAATGATTATATCTCAAATAATTATGAAAGTATTCTTCAGCTCAATATTTTTGTAGATGAAGATAAAGAAAAATATTTAATGGATAATGTCTTAAAAAATTCTAAATCAAGCAGATGGCATTTTTCATTTGCTGATGTAAATTCAAAATATGCAGGTAAAGAAGTAGGTATAGATAAGATAATAGAATATTATGGCATAGATTTATCTGAAACTATGGCTATAGGAGATGGCGGCAATGATATAAGCATGATTAAGCATGCTGCTATAGGTGTTGCCATGGGAAATGCTAATGAAAATGTAAAAAATATAGCGGATTATATTACTGATGATGTTGATAATGACGGAGTATATAAGGCTTTAAAACATTTTAATATATTAGATTAA
- a CDS encoding DJ-1/PfpI family protein has product MGKTNKILYVMSGQNFQDEEYFESKKIFEAADYKTEVSSTFIGTAQGKLGGITNIDLLFSEVDAVEFDAIVFIGGIGSITLWDDWRTQGLAKLFLDNQKIVAGIGSGIVIMANAKILEGINVTCLSADESHVRHGNANVLKDNVVVSGNIITANGPASSKEFANAVLGALNNIS; this is encoded by the coding sequence ATGGGAAAAACTAATAAAATATTGTATGTTATGTCCGGACAGAATTTTCAAGATGAAGAATATTTTGAAAGTAAAAAAATTTTTGAGGCAGCTGATTATAAAACAGAAGTATCCTCTACATTTATAGGTACAGCTCAGGGTAAATTAGGCGGCATTACGAATATTGACTTACTATTCAGTGAGGTTGATGCCGTTGAGTTTGATGCTATTGTATTTATAGGAGGTATAGGAAGCATAACTTTATGGGACGATTGGCGTACTCAGGGACTTGCTAAGTTATTTTTGGATAATCAAAAGATAGTTGCGGGTATAGGAAGCGGTATTGTTATTATGGCTAATGCTAAAATATTAGAAGGAATTAATGTTACTTGTCTTTCCGCTGATGAATCGCATGTAAGACATGGTAATGCCAATGTTTTGAAGGATAATGTTGTTGTTTCAGGAAACATTATAACAGCGAATGGTCCTGCTTCTTCAAAAGAATTTGCAAATGCTGTTTTAGGGGCATTGAATAATATATCTTAA
- the glgA gene encoding glycogen synthase GlgA — MSKMKVMIASSEATPFIKTGGLADVVGALPIYLKKLDVEAFVVLPKYRDINFQDCYLENVLPTMGVWMGNGEEWCSVFKTVKDGIDFYFIEHHNFFSREGLYHDSSFNDYQDNAWRFGFFSRAALQLCKDLQLNVDVVHANDWQTAAIPAYIKTWHWNDTVGHAASMLTIHNANYQGIYNAATTYDYLGLGWNNFSPDTFEDHGNINLLKGGIFFSDVVTTVSPTYAREISSPYGGHGMAPYLQNKTTSFFGILNGIDENVWSPEKDKFIPENFSADKMEGKKVCKRELQKRFLLEEDDDVVLIGAIGRFVDQKGYHFIASIIDSLVNNMKVQFCILGTGDKGLEGFFGDIPKRYPGRVGSYIGYNNELSHLIEAGCDLFVMPSLFEPCGLNQMYSLRYGTLPIVHATGGLEDTVENYNEETGEGTGFKFYDSTSSALYNTIGWAVSVYYDHRDRFTAMQKRAMKIDNSWEKSAKEYVKAYELAILNKNNYDINCGL; from the coding sequence ATGTCAAAAATGAAAGTTATGATAGCATCTTCTGAAGCAACACCATTTATAAAAACAGGAGGACTTGCTGATGTTGTTGGTGCTTTGCCTATTTATTTAAAGAAACTAGATGTAGAAGCTTTTGTAGTGCTTCCTAAATATAGAGATATTAATTTTCAAGATTGTTATTTAGAGAATGTTCTTCCTACTATGGGAGTATGGATGGGTAATGGAGAAGAATGGTGTTCGGTATTTAAGACTGTAAAAGATGGAATTGATTTTTATTTCATAGAACATCATAATTTTTTCAGCAGAGAAGGGCTTTATCATGATTCTTCTTTCAATGATTATCAGGATAATGCTTGGAGATTCGGATTCTTTTCTCGTGCTGCTTTACAATTATGTAAGGATTTGCAGTTAAATGTAGATGTGGTTCATGCTAATGATTGGCAGACAGCTGCTATTCCAGCATATATAAAAACTTGGCACTGGAATGATACAGTAGGACATGCCGCTAGTATGCTTACTATACATAATGCAAATTATCAAGGTATATATAATGCTGCTACAACTTATGATTATTTAGGTTTAGGCTGGAATAATTTTAGTCCTGATACTTTTGAGGATCATGGTAATATAAATTTGCTTAAAGGCGGAATATTCTTTTCTGATGTAGTTACTACTGTAAGTCCTACTTATGCAAGAGAAATTTCATCTCCTTACGGAGGTCATGGTATGGCTCCTTATTTACAGAATAAGACAACAAGTTTTTTCGGAATACTTAATGGTATTGATGAAAATGTTTGGTCTCCTGAAAAAGATAAATTTATACCTGAAAATTTTTCTGCAGATAAGATGGAAGGTAAAAAGGTATGTAAAAGAGAACTTCAGAAAAGATTTTTACTTGAGGAAGATGATGATGTTGTTTTGATAGGGGCAATAGGAAGATTTGTTGATCAGAAAGGATATCATTTTATAGCTTCTATAATAGATTCTTTAGTTAATAATATGAAAGTTCAGTTTTGTATACTTGGTACAGGAGACAAAGGGCTTGAAGGTTTCTTTGGAGATATACCTAAGAGATATCCTGGAAGAGTAGGTTCTTATATCGGTTATAATAATGAATTATCACATTTGATAGAGGCAGGATGCGATTTGTTTGTAATGCCTTCTTTATTTGAGCCTTGCGGACTTAATCAAATGTACTCTTTAAGATACGGCACTTTACCTATAGTTCATGCTACAGGTGGGCTTGAAGATACTGTTGAGAATTATAATGAGGAAACAGGAGAGGGTACAGGATTTAAATTCTATGATTCTACTTCTTCAGCATTATATAATACTATAGGCTGGGCTGTAAGTGTTTATTATGATCACAGAGATAGATTTACTGCTATGCAGAAAAGGGCTATGAAAATAGATAATTCTTGGGAGAAAAGTGCTAAAGAATATGTTAAGGCTTATGAACTTGCTATTTTGAATAAGAATAATTATGACATAAATTGCGGTTTATAA
- a CDS encoding GreA/GreB family elongation factor yields MAKPITKEGYDKAKSKLAELKAEFETLPAIIAEAREKGDLKENAEYHAAKEKQGLLNAQISKLESDLAGCEIIDPANLDKDTVTFGKRVKVKDKTRNAVFEYRIVGELEADMSKNEITIVTPIAKGLLSKKVGDVVTIKVPAGDKVLEILEINI; encoded by the coding sequence ATGGCTAAACCAATAACAAAAGAAGGATATGATAAAGCTAAATCTAAACTTGCTGAATTAAAGGCTGAGTTTGAAACTTTGCCTGCTATTATTGCTGAGGCTAGAGAAAAAGGCGATTTAAAAGAAAATGCTGAGTATCATGCTGCCAAAGAAAAGCAGGGATTATTGAATGCTCAAATATCAAAGTTGGAAAGTGATTTGGCAGGCTGTGAAATAATAGATCCTGCTAATTTGGATAAAGATACCGTAACTTTTGGTAAAAGGGTAAAAGTTAAAGATAAAACTAGAAATGCGGTTTTTGAATATAGAATAGTGGGTGAATTAGAAGCAGATATGAGTAAAAATGAAATAACTATAGTAACTCCTATTGCTAAAGGATTATTATCTAAGAAAGTCGGTGATGTTGTAACTATAAAAGTACCTGCCGGAGATAAAGTTTTAGAAATATTAGAGATTAATATATAA
- a CDS encoding glycoside hydrolase family 32 protein, with amino-acid sequence MRLVSKVFEEAIKRKEIEYFNDNNNKWRLNFHLMPPVGWLNDPNALSYFKGEYHIFFQYSPFDVGGGLKFWGHYISKDLINYKYVGAAIYPDEKYDCHGVYSGSAFIEDNKLYVYYTGNVKLLGSHDYIESGREANTMLTVSEDGINFSEKECLMEMKDYPKDITNHIRDPKVWKEDESYYMVQGARKYGIDRNNDIGEVLIFKSEDKRNWKHTNTVKSECRFGYMWECPDLFNLEGQNILITCPQGVKQIESVYENIYLSGYFLINDDYKNEEYIEVNDFTVLDRGFDFYAPQTFLDENGNRIIIGWMGVPDTEDYHKNLTVQYGWQHCLTAARELSFKNGKLYQRPHRSLDKLREKKIFENKCSYDSLSDSLISKDISSYEVLIDNIKSSESFELLISEGVSIKYRDNKFILEFVNDIGKKIGGGRYKRSADLEKLENLRILIDTSAIEIFINEGEMVFSSRYYPDEYSFKAIGDMNLIIYKLSDFKINH; translated from the coding sequence ATGAGGTTGGTTAGTAAAGTTTTTGAAGAAGCAATAAAACGAAAAGAAATTGAATATTTTAATGATAATAACAATAAATGGAGATTAAATTTTCATTTAATGCCTCCTGTAGGCTGGCTCAATGATCCAAATGCTTTATCATACTTTAAAGGAGAGTATCATATATTTTTTCAGTATTCTCCATTTGATGTTGGAGGCGGATTAAAATTTTGGGGACATTACATAAGTAAAGACTTAATAAATTATAAATATGTTGGAGCTGCTATATATCCTGATGAAAAATATGATTGTCATGGCGTGTATTCAGGTTCTGCCTTTATAGAAGATAATAAGTTATATGTTTATTATACAGGAAATGTAAAACTTTTAGGCAGTCATGATTACATAGAAAGCGGAAGAGAGGCTAATACTATGCTTACTGTCTCCGAAGATGGTATTAACTTCTCTGAAAAAGAATGTTTAATGGAAATGAAAGATTATCCTAAAGATATAACTAATCATATAAGAGATCCTAAAGTATGGAAAGAAGATGAATCTTATTATATGGTTCAAGGTGCCAGAAAATATGGTATAGACAGAAATAATGATATTGGAGAAGTATTAATATTTAAGTCTGAAGATAAAAGGAATTGGAAACATACAAACACAGTAAAGTCTGAATGTAGATTCGGATATATGTGGGAATGTCCTGACTTATTTAATTTAGAAGGACAAAATATTTTAATAACATGTCCTCAAGGTGTGAAACAAATTGAAAGCGTATACGAAAATATATACCTTTCTGGATATTTTTTAATTAATGATGATTATAAAAATGAGGAATATATAGAGGTTAATGATTTTACAGTTCTTGACAGAGGATTTGATTTTTATGCTCCGCAGACATTTTTAGATGAGAATGGAAATAGAATTATTATAGGCTGGATGGGAGTTCCTGATACTGAAGATTATCATAAAAATTTAACTGTTCAATACGGCTGGCAGCATTGTCTTACTGCAGCTAGAGAGTTGAGTTTCAAAAATGGAAAACTTTATCAAAGGCCGCATAGAAGTTTGGATAAATTAAGAGAGAAAAAAATATTTGAAAATAAATGTTCTTATGATTCATTATCTGATAGTTTAATTTCTAAAGATATTAGCTCTTATGAAGTTTTAATTGATAATATAAAAAGTTCTGAGAGTTTTGAATTATTAATTTCAGAAGGTGTTTCTATTAAATATAGAGATAATAAATTTATATTAGAGTTTGTAAACGATATAGGAAAGAAAATAGGCGGCGGAAGATATAAAAGAAGTGCTGATTTAGAAAAGTTAGAAAATTTAAGAATATTGATAGATACTTCGGCTATAGAGATATTTATAAATGAAGGCGAGATGGTATTTTCTAGCCGATATTATCCTGATGAATATTCTTTTAAAGCTATTGGAGATATGAATTTAATAATATATAAATTATCTGATTTTAAGATTAATCATTAA